A window of Ananas comosus cultivar F153 linkage group 4, ASM154086v1, whole genome shotgun sequence contains these coding sequences:
- the LOC109709172 gene encoding RNA-binding protein BRN1-like, translating to MAEGGGGGGGGGERSGGGGGGGAEETKGGGGGGGGGGGESVKLFVGQVPKHVTEEELLAMFKEVALVDEVNIIRDKITKASRGCCFLICPSREEADKAINACHNKRTMPGASSPMQVKFADGELERLEHKLFVGMLPKNVTDAEVSAIFSKYGNIKDLHILRGSQQTSKGCAFLKYETKEQAVAALDALNGIYKMEGSNVPLVVKWADTEKERQARRAQKAKSQISNDPSTNPMQQPSLFGALPMGCIPQYSGYSYQPSGTYGLMQYPLASMHNQAAFRNMLSPVNQGNTLSGITADLSPGTVPRTFSTMQAARYIGSPYPAVPGQHYPISYPSDITNTQPLGNSHDAANSVNINSNPDTSTSTSMTSGGQIEGPPGANLFIYHIPQEYADQDLSSAFQRFGRVLSAKVFVDKVTGVSKCFGFVSYDSPAAAQEAINVMNGFQLGTKKLKVQLKRENKHSKPY from the exons atggcggagggaggaggaggaggaggaggaggaggtgagagaagcggcggcggaggaggaggcggcgccgaGGAGACaaaggggggaggaggaggaggaggaggaggaggaggagagagcgTGAAGCTTTTCGTTGGGCAGGTACCGAAGCACGTCACGGAGGAGGAGCTCCTCGCCATGTTCAAGGAGGTGGCGCTCGTCGACGAGGTCAACATCATCAGGGACAAGATCACCAAAGCCTCCCGAG GTTGCTGCTTCTTAATCTGCCCTTCGAGAGAGGAGGCCGACAAGGCGATTAATGCTTGCCATAACAAGCGCACGATGCCCGGA gctTCTAGTCCAATGCAGGTAAAGTTTGCTGATGGCGAGTTGGAAAGATTAG AACACAAACTTTTCGTTGGTATGCTTCCCAAGAATGTCACAGATGCCGAAGTTTCTGCAATATTTTCCAAGTATGGTAACATTAAAGACTTGCATATACTTAGAGGTTCGCAGCAAACGAgcaaag GCTGTGCCTTTTTGAAGTATGAAACAAAAGAGCAAGCTGTTGCAGCCCTTGATGCTTTAAATGGGATATACAAAATGGAG GGTTCAAATGTGCCTTTAGTTGTTAAGTGGGCTGACACTGAAAAGGAAAGGCAAGCCCGAAGGGCACAAAAAGCTAAATCTCAGATATCTAATGATCCGAGCACAAATCCAATGCAGCAGCCTTCATTATTTGGAGCTTTACCAATGGGATGTATTCCCCAGTACAGCGGATATAGCTATCAG CCATCGGGAACTTATGGGCTTATGCAGTATCCTTTAGCTTCAATGCATAACCAGGCTGCTTTTCGCAATATGTTGTCACCTGTGAATCAAGGAAATACATTGAGTGGAATCACTGCTGATCTTTCCCCTGGCACAGTTCCTAGAACATTTAGTACAATGCAGGCTGCCAGATATATAGGTTCTCCATATCCTGCTGTGCCAGGTCAACATTATCCTATATCTTATCCGAGTGACATAACAAACACACAGCCATTGGGCAATTCCCATGATGCAGCAAATTCTGTAAACATAAATAGCAACCCTGATACATCTACAAGCACCAGTATGACCTCCGGAGGTCAGATAGAAG GGCCCCCTGGAGCTAATTTGTTTATCTATCATATTCCACAAGAATATGCCGACCAAGACCTCTCAAGCGCCTTTCAGCGATTCGGCAGGGTATTGAGTGCTAAAGTTTTTGTAGACAAAGTGACTGGTGTTAGTAAATGCTTTG GTTTTGTAAGTTATGACTCTCCTGCAGCTGCCCAGGAGGCCATTAATGTGATGAATGGTTTCCAATTAGGAACTAAAAAGCTTAAGGTACAACTCAAGAGAGAGAACAAGCATAGTAAACCTTATTGA
- the LOC109709486 gene encoding LOW QUALITY PROTEIN: protein BONZAI 3-like (The sequence of the model RefSeq protein was modified relative to this genomic sequence to represent the inferred CDS: inserted 2 bases in 1 codon) produces MGGCFSDVRGGPAAAGXAAQGEASDAVDHYFRSRGLRGLYVPLELSLSASKLRNLDILSKSDPMVVLYAKKQDGRLEEIGRTEVILNSLNPSWITKFFINYQFEIVQPLVFQVYDVDTKYHSTPVKMLKLSEQDYVGEASCVLSEIVTKFERSLALKLQSGPAGTFSGSLMVHAEETVASRTAVELIFRCSNLENKDLFSKSDPFLRISRIVESGASIPICKTEVINDNLNPIWKPVTLMTQQFGSKENPLMIECFDFNANGKHDLLGKFQASVAEIERLSREKIGANFYVPSSIRHDNTKMLKGQIFVDKFVEKTLYSFLDYISSGFELNFMVAIDFTASNGDPRMPQSLHYIDPSGRLNSYQQAIVGVGEVLQFYDSDRHFPAWGFGGRTIDGSVSHCFNLNGMASECEVVGIEGIMSAYSSALHSVSLAGPTLFGPVINKAAEIASRSLAVIQNKYFILLIITDGVITDTQETKDAIVRASDLPLSILIVGVGTADFKDMEILDADNGKRLESSTGRVATRDIVQFVPMREVQGGQVSIVQSLLEELPGQFLTYMRSRDIKPQFARCGETSR; encoded by the exons ATGGGTGGGTGCTTCTCCGACGTGCGCGGGGGCCCAGCCGCCGCCGG GGCGGCGCAGGGCGAGGCGAGCGACGCTGTCGACCACTACTTCCGCTCCCGCGGCCTCCGCGGCCTCTACGTCCCCCTCGAG TTATCATTGTCTGCTTCAAAGTTGCGGAACCTGGACATACTTTCAAAG AGTGATCCAATGGTTGTACTATATGCAAAGAAACAAGATGGAAGGCTTGAAGAAATTGGCCGTACTGAAGTTATATTGAATTCGTTGAATCCTTCctggattactaaattttttatcaattatCAGTTTGAGATTGTTCAACCATTGGT TTTTCAGGTCTATGATGTTGACACTAAGTACCACAGCACACCTGTGAAG ATGCTGAAATTGAGCGAGCAAGATTATGTGGGCGAAGCTTCTTGTGTGCTATCAGAG ATTGTTACCAAGTTTGAGCGGAGCTTGGCACTTAAACTTCAAAGTGGGCCTGCAGGCACATTTTCGGGCAGCCTAATGGTCCATGCAGAAGAAACAGTCGCGTCACGGACGGCTGTGGAATTGATATTTCGCTGTTCAAACCTGGAAAATAAGGATCTCTTTTCAAAAAGT GATCCCTTCTTAAGAATATCTAGAATAGTGGAATCAGGTGCTTCTATTCCTATTTGCAAGACAGAAGTGATCAATGATAACTTGAACCCCATCTGGAAGCCCGTGACACTGATGACACAACAGTTTGGAAGCAAG GAGAACCCACTGATGATCGAGTGTTTTGACTTCAATGCCAATGGCAAGCATGACCTTTTAGG AAAATTTCAGGCAAGTGTTGCAGAAATAGAAAGGCTTAGCAGAGAAAAGATTGGAGCAAATTTTTATGTTCCATCGTCCATTCGTCATGACAACACAAAG ATGCTGAAGGGGCAGATTTTTGTGgataaatttgttgaaaaaactCTATATAGTTTCTTGGACTATATCTCCAGTGGCTTTGAACTTAACTTTATGGTTGCCATAGATTTTACTG CTTCAAATGGTGATCCTCGAATGCCCCAATCCTTGCACTACATTGATCCTTCTGGTAGACTGAATTCATATCAGCAG GCCATAGTGGGAGTTGGGGAGGTTTTACAATTCTATGACTCGGATAGGCACTTTCCTGCATGGGGCTTTGGAGGAAGAACTATTGATGGCTCAGTCTCTCATTGTTTTAACTTGAATGGAATGGCTTCTGAGTGTGAG GTTGTGGGAATTGAGGGCATCATGTCGGCATACTCATCCGCCCTACACAGTGTTTCTCTTGCTGGGCCGACTTTATTTGGGCCAGTGATCAACAAAGCTGCAGAAATTGCTAGCCGATCCCTAGCAGTTATCCAGAACAAATATTTCATCTTACTTATTATCACG GACGGAGTTATCACTGACACACAGGAAACGAAAGATGCTATTGTAAGGGCATCTGATTTGCCATTATCGATTCTCATAGTAGGTGTTGGAACTGCTGATTTCAAAGATATGGAG ATCCTTGATGCTGATAATGGAAAACGGCTGGAGAGCTCTACTGGACGGGTAGCTACGCGAGACATCGTACAATTTGTTCCTATGCGGGAGGTCCAGG GTGGTCAGGTCTCCATCGTTCAATCTCTTCTTGAAGAGCTGCCAGGACAATTCTTGACGTACATGCGGAGCAGGGATATCAAACCCCAATTTGCTCGGTGCGGTGAAACATCTAGGTAA
- the LOC109708731 gene encoding uncharacterized protein LOC109708731, which translates to MSEVVIDDGGLSDCSIPPPPPSPPIRVLKSDRRRMDFVADSDASTDEEDHEAAREMMPEVLDDINILEIGDSNETQENVVATKPADEVIRMDTQPNILSNPTPHTILDRFSCDCEVNMSLKWSEDNSIHESISRTDYGGLNYLGSQDPGELSQVNAMHVVDKLVFDDDIGLSQETSTVKATEMKSAPSLSAQVAQCLVNRENPNYSVGKARIFEWVDSPEDEAGGGFFSKRKPFVSKNRINALESKNQLPKHEQIDTCEDRETKNLETYRRRNTLTDSNSMPLPHGLERSERPYISAAKLKEQSDYMDTNSSLGFIEQQIEATDVLGGNYDTFDIGPNTQMAAEAMEVLFHGPPLNQESIEDSSLLNQIPSTSPTKGSRREKATPVKTSLPKRSKRSKEVDMNDVNNPQMLHEWCKSEKELAQVVSAEDSFRHPKRRRTHVFPLGNSNFGNSIRRRLPDILDKAKRETRSTKLRISPSNLDDAFDNSLGIVPYDPALLKDVKEPNSDESKQNISTRRAPVTASYKKGFSKVSASREHIRLEKNERSSDRMFTRRKKKDMASVCVLFSQHLNQDKIKQQKKILARFGALTASSIIEATHFIADKFARTKNMLEAIAMGKPVVTSMWLESCGQASCFVDEKRYVLRDLKKEKEIGFNMLVSLTRASQYPLLQAKRVLITPNVKPDQELVISLVKAACGWPLDRMGRSAMKDQKVSEDFFIISCEEDYKICLPLVKKGVKAFSSELLLNGIVIQKLEFERYRLFLDQMSRYTQ; encoded by the exons ATGAGTGAGGTGGTGATCGATGATGGAGGTCTGTCGGATTGTTcgattcctcctcctcctccttctcctccgatTAGGGTTTTGAAGAGTGATCGGAGAAGGATGGACTTTGTGGCGGATTCAGATGCGTCAACGGATGAAGAGGATCACGAAG CTGCTCGTGAAATGATGCCTGAGGTGCTTGATGATATAAACATTTTGGAAATTGGTGATTCCAATGAAACCCAAGAAAATGTTGTGGCTACAAAACCTGCCGATGAAGTAATTAGAATGGACACACAGCCAAATATTTTGAGTAATCCAACTCCTCACACTATATTAGATAGATTCAGTTGTGATTGTGAAGTCAATATGTCCCTTAAATGGTCTGAGGATAACTCTATCCATGAAAGCATTAGCAGAACAGATTACGGAGGATtaaactatctggggtctcaagATCCTGGCGAGTTATCCCAGGTAAATGCAATGCATGTTGTGGATAAGTTAGTATTCGATGATGATATAGGTTTATCTCAAGAGACTAGTACTGTTAAGGCCACAGAAATGAAATCAGCTCCAAGTTTAAGTGCACAAGTTGCTCAATGTTTGGTTAATAGGGAGAATCCCAATTATTCGGTTGGAAAGGCGAGAATTTTTGAGTGGGTTGATAGTCCTGAGGATGAAGCAGGAGGTGGTTTTTTCAGCAAAAGAAAACCATTTGTCTCTAAGAACAGGATAAATGCTCTGGAATCAAAAAACCAACTCCCAAAGCATGAGCAAATTGATACTTGTGAAGACAGGGAGACTAAAAACCTTGAAACCTATCGAAGAAGAAATACTTTAACTGACTCGAATTCAATGCCACTCCCACATGGCTTAGAGAGAAGTGAAAGGCCATACATTTCTGCAGCAAAATTGAAGGAACAATCTGACTATATGGATACTAACTCTAGCTTGGGATTTATAGAGCAGCAAATTGAGGCAACTGATGTTTTAGGAGGCAATTATGACACATTTGATATTGGCCCTAATACCCAAATGGCTGCTGAAGCAATGGAGGTTTTGTTTCATGGGCCTCCTCTAAACCAAGAGTCAATAGAGGATTCAAGTCTGCTAAATCAAATTCCAAGTACAAGTCCTACCAAAGGTAGTAGGAGGGAAAAAGCTACTCCAGTAAAAACGTCACTTCCAAAACGTTCAAAAAGATCTAAGGAAGTCGATATGAACGATGTCAATAATCCTCAGATGCTACATGAATGGTGCAAAAGTGAAAAGGAACTTGCTCAGGTTGTTTCTGCAGAAGATTCTTTCAGACACCCTAAAAGGAGGAGAACACATGTATTTCCATTAGGCAACTCAAATTTTGGCAACAGCATTAGAAGAAGACTTCCTGATATCTTAGATAAAGCGAAAAGGGAAACAAGATCTACAAAGCTGAGGATCTCTCCATCCAAtctagatgatgcttttgatAACAGTTTGGGAATTGTTCCTTATGACCCAGCACTTCTCAAAGATGTCAAGGAGCCAAATTCTGATGAAAGTAAACAGAACATTTCAACACGCAGAGCACCAGTGACAGCATCATATAAGAAAGGCTTTTCCAAAGTATCAGCTTCCAGAGAACATATTAGGctagaaaaaaatgaaagatcTTCAGACAGAATGTTTACAAGGCGGAAAAAGAAAGATATGGCCAGTGTTTGTGTTCTTTTCAGCCAACATTTGAACCAGGACAAAATAAAGCAGCAGAAGAAG ATTCTGGCACGCTTTGGAGCTCTGACTGCATCATCTATAATAGAAGCCACACACTTCATTGCAGATAAGTTTGCACGTACAAAGAATATGTTAGAAGCAATAGCTATGGGTAAACCGGTGGTAACTAGTATGTGGCTCGAAAGCTGTGGACAAGCTTCTTGTTTTGTTGACGAAAAGCGATACGTACTAAGAGATctaaagaaggaaaaggaaattgGCTTCAACATGCTTGTTTCACTAACTCGTGCAAGCCAATATCCTCTTTTGCAG GCCAAAAGGGTATTGATCACTCCGAATGTTAAACCTGATCAAGAGCTTGTTATTAGTCTTGTTAAGGCGGCTTGTGGCTGG CCACTGGATAGAATGGGGAGATCTGCAATGAAGGATCAAAAAGTATCAGAAGattttttcatcatttcatGTGAAGAAGATTATAAAATATGCTTACCTCTTGTCAAGAAAG GCGTGAAAGCATTTAGCTCGGAACTTCTACTGAATGGTATTGTTATTCAGAAGTTGGAGTTTGAGAG ATATCGTCTTTTTCTGGATCAGATGAGCAGATATACTCAGTAG